The following proteins are encoded in a genomic region of Nocardioides renjunii:
- the trmB gene encoding tRNA (guanine(46)-N(7))-methyltransferase TrmB: protein MTDVRPARPHLKLTEDGRRMREVLTYSRRGNRFTPRQAEAWAAHQADWVIPDEAVDRPDFSLVEYFGREAPLIVEIGPGVGEATAVLAAARPDHNVLALEVWRPGVADSLWRVAEAGADNVRFCSVDAVWTLEQLIPPAGLAELWTFFPDPWRKTKHRKRRLVNPANAALASSRLVPGGAWRLATDWGDYAEQMQDVLDAEPTLEGGRVERWAERPVTRFERKGVEVGREISDFLYRRTTDGSVEGQPGLAEQVLEA from the coding sequence GTGACCGACGTACGCCCCGCCCGACCGCACCTCAAGCTCACCGAGGACGGGCGGCGGATGCGGGAGGTGCTGACCTACTCGCGCCGCGGCAACCGGTTCACCCCGCGGCAGGCCGAGGCGTGGGCGGCGCACCAGGCGGACTGGGTGATCCCCGACGAGGCCGTCGACCGGCCGGACTTCTCGCTGGTGGAGTACTTCGGCCGCGAGGCGCCCCTGATCGTGGAGATCGGCCCGGGAGTCGGGGAGGCGACCGCCGTGCTGGCCGCGGCGCGCCCCGACCACAACGTCCTGGCGCTGGAGGTGTGGCGTCCCGGCGTAGCCGACTCGCTGTGGCGGGTCGCGGAGGCGGGCGCCGACAACGTGCGGTTCTGCTCGGTGGATGCCGTGTGGACCCTGGAGCAGCTGATCCCGCCCGCCGGCCTCGCCGAGCTGTGGACGTTCTTCCCCGACCCGTGGCGCAAGACCAAGCACCGCAAGCGGCGCCTGGTCAACCCGGCCAACGCGGCCCTCGCCTCCTCGCGGCTCGTGCCGGGCGGTGCCTGGCGGCTGGCCACCGACTGGGGGGACTACGCCGAGCAGATGCAGGACGTCCTCGACGCCGAGCCGACCCTCGAGGGCGGCCGGGTCGAGCGCTGGGCCGAGCGGCCGGTGACCCGGTTCGAGCGCAAGGGGGTCGAGGTGGGACGCGAGATCAGCGACTTCCTCTACCGGCGCACCACCGACGGATCAGTCGAGGGACAGCCCGGCCTCGCGGAGCAGGTGCTCGAGGCGTAG